A portion of the Streptomyces sp. NBC_00376 genome contains these proteins:
- a CDS encoding histidine phosphatase family protein — MKSGGSGRGRRIVLWRHGQTAWNLERRFQGSTDIALTDAGVGQAQRAARLLASLKPDAIVASDLQRAAATAAELAAITGLEVAHDAGLRETYAGAWQGLTHEEIVGQYGEQYAAWKRGEPVRRGGGELETEVADRAAPVVLGHADKLPENGTLVVVSHGGTIRTTIGRLLGLEAHHWEGLGGLSNCCWSVLGEGARGWRLLEHNAGTLPEPVLGDDT, encoded by the coding sequence CTGAAAAGCGGCGGAAGCGGCAGGGGCCGCAGGATCGTCCTCTGGCGTCACGGCCAGACGGCCTGGAACCTGGAGCGCAGGTTCCAGGGTTCCACGGACATCGCACTCACCGACGCCGGGGTCGGGCAGGCCCAGCGGGCCGCCCGGCTGCTGGCCTCGCTGAAGCCGGATGCGATCGTCGCCTCCGATCTGCAGCGGGCGGCGGCCACCGCCGCCGAGCTCGCCGCGATCACCGGCCTCGAAGTCGCACACGACGCGGGACTGCGTGAGACCTACGCGGGTGCCTGGCAGGGCCTCACCCACGAGGAGATCGTCGGGCAGTACGGCGAGCAGTACGCCGCCTGGAAGCGGGGCGAGCCCGTGCGTCGCGGCGGCGGCGAACTGGAGACCGAGGTCGCCGACCGGGCCGCCCCGGTGGTGCTCGGACATGCCGACAAGCTGCCCGAGAACGGGACGCTCGTCGTGGTCAGCCACGGCGGCACCATCCGCACCACCATCGGCCGGCTGCTGGGCCTGGAAGCGCACCACTGGGAAGGGCTCGGCGGGCTCTCCAACTGCTGCTGGTCGGTGCTGGGCGAGGGTGCGCGAGGCTGGCGCCTGCTGGAGCACAACGCCGGCACGCTGCCCGAGCCGGTGCTCGGCGACGACACCTGA
- a CDS encoding helix-turn-helix transcriptional regulator, with product MSGDRTTPRTTPRTTPRTTPQSAPPAGRHRRRPELAAFLRNRRARVTPADVGMAPGLRRRTPGLRREEVAQLSGVGVTWYTWLEQGRPINASPQVLDAVARTLRLDASEREHLYHLAEVACAPGRQSDVIEVGPEIQGIIDALDPHPAVVYNARYDILATNPAYRDLFAVPAITGTGLRNVLWTLFTVSEDACPVVHRAQELPIMVATLRGAYGRHTGEPAWESFVERLSAASPYFAELWRSGDVAPPGPRVKSFRHWAVAGDIRMTSVSLSINGLPECRIVAYTPADEESRERVAALRRRRES from the coding sequence CTGTCGGGAGATCGGACAACGCCTCGGACAACGCCTCGGACGACACCTCGGACGACGCCTCAGTCGGCGCCTCCGGCAGGCCGGCACCGGCGGCGTCCGGAGCTCGCGGCGTTCCTGCGCAATCGCCGGGCGCGGGTGACACCCGCCGATGTGGGCATGGCACCCGGGCTGCGCCGCCGCACCCCGGGCCTGCGCCGCGAGGAGGTCGCGCAGCTCTCCGGCGTCGGCGTCACCTGGTACACCTGGCTGGAGCAGGGCCGTCCCATCAACGCGTCACCGCAGGTGCTGGACGCCGTGGCGCGCACGCTCCGGTTGGATGCATCGGAGCGCGAACACCTGTACCACCTGGCGGAGGTGGCCTGCGCACCCGGCAGGCAGTCCGACGTCATCGAGGTGGGGCCGGAGATCCAGGGCATCATCGACGCGCTCGATCCGCATCCCGCCGTGGTCTACAACGCGAGATACGACATCCTGGCCACCAACCCCGCCTATCGCGACCTGTTCGCCGTCCCCGCGATCACGGGAACGGGGCTACGCAACGTGCTGTGGACGTTGTTCACGGTGTCCGAGGATGCCTGTCCCGTCGTCCACCGGGCACAGGAGCTGCCGATCATGGTGGCCACCCTGCGGGGCGCGTACGGGCGCCATACGGGCGAGCCCGCCTGGGAGTCGTTCGTCGAACGACTCTCGGCCGCCAGCCCGTACTTCGCCGAGTTGTGGCGCAGCGGGGACGTCGCCCCGCCAGGGCCTCGGGTGAAGAGCTTCCGGCACTGGGCGGTGGCCGGGGACATACGGATGACCTCGGTGTCGCTGTCCATCAACGGCCTGCCGGAGTGCCGGATCGTGGCGTACACACCGGCGGACGAGGAGAGCAGGGAGCGGGTCGCCGCGTTGCGGCGGCGCCGGGAGAGCTGA
- a CDS encoding MFS transporter, producing the protein MTTASEATPHSVTSKDPATDNRSGRVLALVLAAQFMALLDIFIVNVAAPTIRSELGASGAGLQLIVAGYTITYAVLLITGARLGDLIGHGRAHLAGLGVFTAASLACGLAAGTGQLIAFRLVQGAAAAVMIPQVLSLIQRHFTGEARIRALGAYSAVLATGAAAGQVVGGVLVSADLFGAGWRPVFLVNVPIGLVLLVLGIRVLPREPRTAPGRVQARARGLDLPGLVLLAAAVTLLAVPLVLGQELDWPVWSQVCLAASVGLFAGFVGYESRLAARGGAPLIAPRVLRVPGIARAALRILLVMAINAGFLFAMTLHVQGGLGYSPLRAGLMFAPTALVFGVTGLTWRRWPTGLQRALVPAGFVLVAAASVAVGLLMRGGGDGGPALYAAFAALGAGLALGFSPTLTRALADVSPKDAADASGVLVTVTQLGQLTGVAAFGTLYLNRLDTQGAQGSGHALWVCALALSTAAAAGAVTGLVRRR; encoded by the coding sequence ATGACGACGGCATCCGAGGCAACTCCACATTCCGTAACCAGTAAAGACCCCGCCACTGACAACCGCTCCGGGCGAGTGCTCGCCCTGGTGCTCGCGGCCCAGTTCATGGCACTGCTCGACATCTTCATCGTCAACGTCGCCGCCCCGACGATCCGCAGCGAACTCGGCGCCTCCGGAGCCGGGTTGCAGCTCATCGTGGCCGGCTACACCATCACGTACGCGGTGCTGCTCATCACCGGCGCCAGGCTCGGCGACCTGATCGGACACGGTCGGGCCCATCTGGCCGGGCTCGGCGTCTTCACCGCGGCCTCGCTCGCCTGCGGACTCGCCGCGGGAACCGGGCAGCTGATCGCCTTCCGGCTGGTGCAGGGCGCGGCCGCCGCGGTGATGATTCCGCAGGTGCTCAGCCTCATCCAGCGCCACTTCACGGGCGAGGCCCGGATCCGGGCGCTCGGTGCCTACAGCGCGGTGCTCGCCACGGGGGCGGCCGCCGGACAGGTGGTCGGCGGGGTGCTGGTCAGCGCCGATCTGTTCGGCGCGGGCTGGCGGCCGGTCTTCCTGGTCAACGTGCCGATCGGGCTCGTGCTGCTGGTGCTCGGCATCCGTGTGCTGCCGCGGGAACCGCGCACCGCGCCCGGCAGGGTCCAGGCACGGGCTCGCGGCCTCGATCTGCCGGGGCTGGTACTGCTCGCCGCCGCCGTCACGCTGCTCGCCGTCCCCCTGGTGCTCGGGCAGGAGCTGGACTGGCCGGTCTGGTCGCAGGTCTGCCTGGCCGCCTCCGTGGGGCTCTTCGCCGGTTTCGTCGGGTACGAGTCACGGCTGGCCGCGCGCGGTGGTGCGCCCCTGATCGCGCCCAGGGTGCTGCGTGTTCCCGGTATCGCCCGAGCGGCGCTGCGCATTCTCCTGGTGATGGCGATCAACGCGGGCTTCCTGTTCGCCATGACGCTGCACGTCCAGGGGGGTCTGGGCTACTCGCCGCTGCGTGCGGGGCTGATGTTCGCACCGACCGCGCTGGTATTCGGTGTGACCGGATTGACCTGGCGGCGTTGGCCCACCGGTCTCCAACGGGCCCTGGTGCCCGCCGGGTTCGTGCTCGTGGCCGCCGCCTCCGTGGCCGTCGGGCTGCTGATGCGTGGTGGCGGCGACGGCGGGCCCGCGCTGTACGCGGCCTTCGCGGCGCTGGGCGCCGGCCTGGCGCTGGGCTTCAGCCCCACCCTCACGAGGGCGCTGGCGGACGTAAGTCCCAAGGACGCGGCCGATGCGAGCGGTGTACTGGTGACGGTCACCCAGTTGGGACAGCTGACCGGGGTCGCCGCGTTCGGCACGCTCTATCTCAACCGCCTTGATACGCAAGGGGCGCAGGGGTCGGGGCATGCGTTGTGGGTATGCGCCCTCGCGCTCTCGACGGCCGCTGCGGCGGGTGCGGTGACGGGTCTCGTGCGACGTCGGTGA
- the leuS gene encoding leucine--tRNA ligase, translating to MSETTSAAETAAPHRYTAAMAADIEARWQDFWDAEGTYEAPNPTGDLAGDPELAARPKKFIMDMFPYPSGAGLHVGHPLGYIATDVFARHQRMTGHNVLHTLGFDAFGLPAEQYAVQTGTHPRVSTEANIENMTAQLRRLGLGHDKRRSFATIESEYYKWTQWIFLQIFNSWYDTEADRARPIDELVAQFESGARPTPDGRDWSALSATERADILSEYRLAYASDAPVNWSPGLGTVLANEEVTADGRSERGNFPVFKAKLRQWNMRITAYADRLLNDLDGLDWPEAIKLQQRNWIGRSEGARVDFPVDGDGSITVFTTRQDTLFGATYMVLAPEHELVEQITPAAWPEGTHAVWTGGYASPAEAVAAYRKLAAAKSDVERQAEAKDKTGVFTGAYATNPVSGEKVPVFIADYVLMGYGTGAIMAVPAHDARDFAFARAFELPMRCVVEPSDDRGTDPSTWEDAFGSYDAKLVNSANDEISLDGLGVVDAKAKITEWLTAHGVGEGTVNFRLRDWLFSRQRYWGEPFPIVYDEDGIAHPLPESMLPLELPEVDDYSPRTFDPDDADTQPETPLSRNADWVNVTLDLGDGNGPKKYRRETNTMPNWAGSCWYELRYLDPNNDSKLVDPAIEQYWMGPREGQPTGGVDLYVGGAEHAVLHLLYARFWSKVLHDLGHISSVEPFHKLYNQGMIQAFVYRDSRGIAVPAAEVEERDGQFYYQGEKVSRVLGKMGKSLKNAVTPDEICTEYGADTLRLYEMAMGPLDVSRPWDTRAVVGQYRLLQRLWRNVVDEETGEVTVVDTEPGEETLRALHKAIDGVGQDMAGMRFNTAIAKVTELNNHLTKAGGSLSRSVAESLVLLVAPLAPHIAEELWRRLGHTDSVVHQDFPVADPAYVVDETVTCVVQVKGKVKARLEISPSITDEELEALALADPAVVAALDGAGIRKVIVRAPKLVNIVPA from the coding sequence ATGAGCGAGACGACTTCCGCAGCCGAGACGGCTGCGCCGCACCGCTACACGGCGGCGATGGCCGCCGACATCGAGGCACGCTGGCAGGACTTCTGGGACGCCGAGGGCACGTACGAGGCGCCGAACCCGACCGGTGACCTGGCGGGCGATCCGGAGCTGGCCGCCAGGCCGAAGAAGTTCATCATGGACATGTTCCCGTACCCCTCGGGTGCGGGCCTGCACGTCGGTCACCCGCTGGGCTACATCGCCACCGATGTCTTCGCCCGCCACCAGCGGATGACCGGGCACAACGTGCTGCACACCCTGGGCTTCGACGCCTTCGGCCTGCCCGCGGAGCAGTACGCGGTGCAGACCGGCACGCACCCGCGGGTCTCCACCGAGGCCAACATCGAGAACATGACCGCCCAGCTGCGCCGGCTGGGCCTGGGCCACGACAAGCGCCGCTCGTTCGCCACGATCGAGTCGGAGTACTACAAGTGGACCCAGTGGATCTTCCTGCAGATCTTCAACTCCTGGTACGACACCGAGGCCGACCGCGCCCGCCCGATCGACGAGCTGGTCGCACAGTTCGAGAGCGGCGCACGCCCCACCCCGGACGGCCGTGACTGGAGCGCGCTGAGCGCCACCGAGCGCGCGGACATCCTGAGCGAGTACCGCCTGGCGTACGCCTCCGACGCGCCCGTCAACTGGTCGCCCGGCCTGGGCACCGTCCTGGCCAACGAAGAGGTGACGGCCGACGGCCGCTCCGAGCGCGGCAACTTCCCCGTCTTCAAGGCCAAGCTGCGCCAGTGGAACATGCGCATCACCGCCTATGCCGACCGGCTGCTGAACGACCTGGACGGGCTGGACTGGCCCGAGGCGATCAAGCTGCAGCAGCGCAACTGGATCGGGCGCTCCGAAGGCGCCCGCGTCGACTTCCCGGTCGACGGCGACGGCAGCATCACCGTCTTCACCACCCGCCAGGACACCCTGTTCGGCGCCACCTACATGGTGCTGGCGCCCGAGCACGAGCTGGTCGAACAGATCACTCCGGCGGCCTGGCCCGAGGGCACCCACGCGGTGTGGACCGGCGGATACGCGTCCCCGGCCGAGGCGGTCGCCGCCTACCGCAAGCTGGCCGCCGCCAAGTCCGACGTGGAACGGCAGGCCGAGGCCAAGGACAAGACCGGTGTCTTCACCGGCGCGTACGCCACCAACCCGGTCAGCGGCGAGAAGGTCCCCGTCTTCATCGCCGACTACGTCCTGATGGGCTACGGCACCGGCGCGATCATGGCCGTACCGGCGCACGACGCGCGCGACTTCGCTTTCGCGCGCGCCTTCGAGCTGCCGATGCGCTGTGTCGTCGAGCCGTCGGACGACCGCGGCACGGACCCCTCGACGTGGGAGGACGCCTTCGGCTCGTACGACGCGAAGCTGGTCAACTCCGCCAACGACGAGATCTCGCTGGACGGCCTGGGTGTCGTCGACGCCAAGGCGAAGATCACCGAATGGCTGACGGCACACGGCGTCGGCGAGGGCACCGTCAATTTCCGGCTGCGTGACTGGCTGTTCAGCCGCCAGCGCTACTGGGGCGAGCCCTTCCCGATCGTCTACGACGAGGACGGCATCGCCCACCCGCTGCCCGAGTCGATGCTGCCCCTGGAACTGCCGGAGGTCGACGACTACTCGCCGCGCACCTTCGACCCCGACGACGCCGACACCCAGCCCGAGACCCCGCTGTCCCGGAACGCCGACTGGGTCAACGTCACCCTGGACCTGGGCGACGGCAACGGTCCGAAGAAGTACCGCCGCGAGACCAACACCATGCCCAACTGGGCGGGCTCCTGCTGGTACGAGCTGCGCTATCTGGACCCGAACAACGACTCAAAGCTGGTCGACCCGGCGATCGAGCAGTACTGGATGGGTCCGCGCGAGGGGCAGCCGACCGGCGGTGTCGACCTGTACGTCGGCGGCGCCGAGCACGCCGTCCTGCACCTGCTGTACGCCCGTTTCTGGTCCAAGGTGCTGCACGATCTGGGGCACATCTCGTCCGTCGAGCCGTTCCACAAGCTGTACAACCAGGGCATGATCCAGGCGTTCGTCTACCGGGACAGCCGCGGCATCGCGGTCCCGGCGGCCGAGGTCGAGGAGCGCGACGGACAGTTCTACTACCAGGGCGAGAAGGTCAGCCGCGTCCTGGGCAAAATGGGCAAGTCCCTGAAGAACGCCGTCACGCCGGACGAGATCTGCACCGAGTACGGGGCGGACACGCTGCGCCTGTACGAGATGGCGATGGGCCCGCTGGACGTGTCGCGGCCGTGGGACACGCGCGCCGTCGTCGGCCAGTACCGGCTGCTGCAGCGGCTGTGGCGCAATGTCGTCGACGAGGAGACCGGTGAGGTCACCGTCGTGGACACGGAGCCGGGCGAGGAGACGCTGCGTGCGCTGCACAAGGCGATCGACGGGGTCGGCCAGGACATGGCCGGAATGCGCTTCAACACGGCGATCGCCAAGGTCACCGAGCTGAACAACCACCTGACCAAGGCGGGCGGATCGCTGTCCCGGTCCGTCGCCGAGTCGCTGGTGCTGCTGGTGGCGCCGCTGGCCCCGCACATCGCCGAGGAGCTGTGGCGCCGGCTGGGCCACACCGATTCGGTCGTGCACCAGGACTTCCCGGTCGCCGACCCGGCGTACGTCGTGGACGAGACCGTGACCTGCGTCGTGCAGGTCAAGGGCAAGGTCAAGGCGCGCCTGGAGATCTCCCCGTCGATCACGGACGAGGAGCTGGAGGCGCTGGCCCTGGCCGACCCGGCCGTGGTGGCGGCGCTGGACGGCGCGGGCATCCGCAAGGTGATCGTGCGGGCGCCGAAGCTGGTCAACATCGTCCCGGCGTGA
- a CDS encoding DegV family protein: MSRHVAIVTDSTAYLPPETMERHGITAVPLTVVLGDQALEDGTEISARSLAVALQKRRPVTTSRPSPEVFAAAYRDAAEAGATGIVSLHLSAEISGTYDAALLAAKEASVPVRVVDTGMVAMALGFCALASAETAEAGGSLDEAVAAAEKRAAGTSAYFYVDTLDYLRRGGRIGAAQALLGSALAVKPLLQLDGGRIELLEKVRTASKAIARLEEIVAERAGSGRVDIAVHHLAAPERAERLAERLRGRVPGLVDLHVSEVGAVIGAHTGPGLLGAVVSPR; the protein is encoded by the coding sequence ATGTCCCGCCATGTCGCGATCGTCACCGATTCCACGGCCTACCTGCCGCCCGAGACGATGGAGCGGCACGGCATCACCGCGGTGCCGCTGACCGTCGTCCTCGGTGATCAGGCTCTGGAGGACGGCACCGAGATCTCGGCCCGTTCCCTCGCCGTGGCGCTCCAGAAGCGTCGTCCCGTGACCACGTCCCGGCCGAGTCCCGAGGTGTTCGCCGCCGCGTACCGGGATGCGGCCGAGGCGGGGGCCACCGGCATCGTCTCGCTGCACCTCTCGGCCGAGATCTCGGGAACGTACGACGCCGCCCTGCTCGCGGCGAAGGAGGCGTCGGTTCCGGTACGGGTGGTGGACACCGGGATGGTGGCCATGGCCCTCGGATTCTGCGCCCTGGCCTCGGCGGAGACGGCGGAGGCGGGCGGAAGCCTGGACGAGGCGGTCGCGGCCGCGGAGAAGCGGGCAGCGGGCACCTCCGCGTACTTCTACGTCGACACGCTGGACTATCTGCGCCGTGGTGGCCGCATCGGTGCCGCACAGGCCCTGCTGGGGTCGGCACTCGCCGTGAAGCCGTTGCTCCAGCTCGACGGCGGCCGTATCGAACTGCTGGAGAAGGTACGGACGGCCTCGAAGGCGATCGCACGCCTGGAGGAGATCGTCGCGGAACGGGCGGGCAGCGGCCGAGTGGACATCGCCGTGCACCACCTCGCGGCCCCCGAGCGGGCGGAGCGGCTCGCCGAGCGGTTGCGTGGGCGGGTGCCGGGGCTGGTCGATCTGCATGTGAGCGAGGTGGGTGCGGTGATCGGTGCGCACACCGGGCCCGGTCTGCTCGGGGCAGTGGTCTCGCCGCGCTGA
- a CDS encoding ComEA family DNA-binding protein, which yields MSGKVRRPGIRQLPSGSRVADALRAAGGVRAGADLTGLNRARVLMDGEQIVVGAPSGTSTEGGAGGVALGSSGGGGSAAAGPVSLNTATVEQLDTLPGVGPVLAQHIVDYRAQHGGFRSIDELREVNGIGDRRFADLQPLVGP from the coding sequence GTGAGCGGAAAGGTACGAAGGCCCGGGATCCGGCAACTGCCCTCCGGCTCAAGGGTGGCCGATGCGCTACGTGCGGCCGGCGGAGTCCGGGCCGGAGCAGACCTCACCGGGCTCAACCGCGCGCGGGTGCTCATGGACGGCGAGCAGATCGTGGTGGGCGCCCCGTCCGGTACTTCAACTGAGGGTGGGGCGGGAGGAGTCGCGCTGGGCAGCAGCGGCGGCGGCGGGAGTGCTGCGGCCGGCCCGGTCAGCCTCAACACCGCGACCGTCGAACAACTGGACACGTTGCCCGGCGTCGGCCCGGTTCTCGCCCAGCACATCGTCGACTACCGCGCACAGCACGGCGGTTTCCGGTCCATCGATGAACTGCGTGAGGTCAACGGGATCGGTGACCGCCGGTTCGCCGACCTCCAACCACTGGTGGGGCCATGA
- a CDS encoding ComEC/Rec2 family competence protein, with protein MSHLDVHAASGRRLGLSEPRQEGPADLRLVPPALAAWAGAALALSAPGRWTTAGVMLCVGTAMVLLAMAGASATRALRRTAEDEEGGEGEGEGDSQDAEAGEEGARGEAASRGRRWPRATATATATATAAALLCAAAGAVSAGLHSADVRQGPVHTLAQRFARVEAEVTVTSDARRTTPRVRGDHSTPAALLVDAEITRLTGPDGAVTRLSTPVLLIVSPGGSTGRWQQLLPSTHLRVGGRLSPPLHDGERSAAVLRPEGKGPPRVIGPPSALQRTAGALRGGLRQATERLDPDAKALLPGLVVGDTSRITPELHEAFKAADLTHLMAVSGSNLAILLILLIGPPGTALRAERRGLAPRLGIPLRFTALLGGGLTLAFVIVCRPEPSVLRAAACGLITLLAIGTGRRRSLIPALAAAVLLLVLHDPWLARSYGFVLSVLATGALLTIAPRWSDALQRRGVPARPAEALAAAAAAQAVCAPVVVLLASRVSLVAIPCNLLAEPAVAPATVLGFAALALAPVAMPVAELLARIAGWPTGWIATVARTGAALPGAEIDWPDGGKGAVLLTALTALVVLFARRIVRHPWVCSAAALLLILAVLRPVPFTRVLTGWPPPGWTFAMCDVGQGDALVLAAGDGAGVVVDAGPDPSLVDRCLRDLGITEVPFLVLTHFHADHVRGLPGVLRGRAVGAIETTSLDEPPDQVAFVRRTAAESHVPLVRAAPGERRRIGALDWRVLWPANATGAGGTALGQGAGPVPLEPNDASVTLYVRTGGLTLLLLGDLEPQAQQGVLHRYPALPRVDVLKVAHHGSAHQDPALLRSARPRFALVSVGKDNPYGHPAARTVEALRAGGAAVLRTDTDGAIALTGAGPGLRAVGRS; from the coding sequence ATGAGCCACCTGGACGTCCATGCGGCTTCGGGCCGTCGGCTCGGCCTCTCCGAACCGCGGCAGGAGGGCCCGGCCGATCTCCGTCTGGTCCCGCCTGCCTTGGCGGCCTGGGCCGGAGCGGCGCTGGCGCTGAGTGCGCCGGGGCGGTGGACCACGGCAGGCGTGATGCTCTGCGTGGGCACGGCCATGGTGCTCCTGGCCATGGCGGGAGCCTCGGCAACCCGGGCGCTGCGCAGGACGGCCGAGGACGAAGAGGGAGGCGAGGGCGAGGGCGAAGGGGATTCCCAGGACGCGGAGGCGGGTGAGGAAGGGGCGAGGGGCGAGGCCGCGTCACGCGGTCGGCGGTGGCCGCGGGCCACGGCCACGGCGACCGCCACAGCCACCGCCGCGGCCTTGCTCTGCGCGGCGGCCGGGGCCGTATCGGCCGGGTTGCACAGCGCGGACGTACGACAGGGGCCGGTCCACACGCTGGCCCAGCGGTTCGCGAGGGTCGAGGCGGAGGTGACGGTGACGTCCGATGCCCGGCGGACCACGCCGCGGGTGCGGGGCGACCACAGCACGCCCGCCGCCCTCCTCGTGGACGCCGAGATCACCCGGCTGACCGGGCCCGACGGCGCGGTCACCAGGCTGAGTACACCGGTGCTGCTGATCGTCTCGCCCGGCGGATCGACGGGGCGGTGGCAGCAGCTGCTCCCCTCCACCCACCTGCGCGTCGGCGGCCGGCTTTCGCCGCCGCTGCACGACGGGGAGCGCAGTGCCGCCGTGCTGCGGCCCGAGGGCAAGGGGCCGCCTCGCGTCATCGGCCCCCCTTCCGCCCTCCAGCGCACGGCAGGCGCGCTGCGCGGCGGACTGCGGCAGGCCACCGAACGGCTCGATCCCGATGCGAAGGCCCTTCTCCCGGGCCTGGTGGTCGGCGACACGTCACGGATCACCCCCGAACTGCACGAGGCGTTCAAGGCCGCCGATCTCACCCACCTGATGGCGGTCTCCGGCTCCAACCTCGCGATCCTCCTCATCCTCCTCATCGGACCACCGGGCACGGCGCTCCGGGCCGAACGCCGCGGGCTGGCACCCCGGTTGGGGATCCCACTGCGGTTCACGGCACTGCTCGGCGGCGGGCTCACGCTTGCCTTCGTCATCGTCTGCCGCCCCGAGCCGAGCGTTCTGCGGGCGGCAGCCTGCGGGCTGATCACCCTGCTCGCCATCGGAACGGGGCGGCGCAGATCGCTGATTCCCGCGCTGGCAGCCGCTGTTCTCCTGCTGGTGCTCCACGACCCGTGGCTGGCGCGCAGTTACGGTTTCGTCCTCTCCGTGCTGGCCACCGGCGCCCTGCTGACGATCGCCCCGAGATGGAGCGATGCGCTGCAACGGCGCGGAGTTCCGGCCCGGCCCGCCGAGGCGCTGGCCGCGGCAGCCGCTGCGCAGGCGGTGTGCGCGCCGGTGGTCGTGCTGCTCGCCTCCCGGGTCAGCCTGGTGGCGATTCCGTGCAATCTGCTGGCCGAGCCGGCGGTGGCACCGGCCACGGTCCTGGGGTTCGCCGCACTGGCCCTGGCGCCGGTGGCCATGCCGGTGGCGGAGTTGCTCGCCCGGATCGCGGGGTGGCCGACCGGTTGGATCGCCACGGTGGCCCGCACCGGGGCGGCCCTGCCCGGGGCGGAGATCGACTGGCCCGACGGCGGGAAGGGGGCGGTGCTGCTCACCGCGTTGACCGCTCTGGTGGTGCTCTTCGCCCGGCGAATCGTGCGGCACCCCTGGGTCTGTTCGGCCGCCGCGCTGCTGTTGATCCTCGCGGTGTTGCGCCCGGTGCCGTTCACCCGGGTACTGACCGGATGGCCGCCGCCGGGCTGGACGTTCGCGATGTGCGACGTGGGGCAGGGGGACGCCCTGGTGCTGGCGGCGGGGGACGGTGCGGGGGTGGTCGTCGACGCGGGCCCCGACCCTTCGCTCGTCGACCGGTGCCTTCGCGACCTCGGCATCACCGAGGTGCCGTTCCTGGTCCTCACACACTTTCACGCCGACCATGTGCGGGGCCTGCCAGGGGTGTTGCGGGGAAGGGCGGTGGGTGCGATCGAGACGACGAGCCTGGACGAACCGCCGGACCAGGTCGCGTTCGTACGGAGAACGGCGGCCGAATCGCATGTGCCCCTGGTGCGGGCCGCGCCGGGGGAACGCCGCCGGATCGGGGCGCTCGACTGGCGGGTCCTCTGGCCGGCGAATGCGACGGGAGCCGGGGGAACAGCGTTGGGCCAGGGCGCCGGCCCCGTACCGCTGGAGCCGAACGATGCCAGTGTCACCCTGTACGTCCGAACCGGCGGGTTGACCCTGCTGCTTCTGGGAGACCTCGAACCACAGGCCCAGCAAGGGGTGTTGCACCGATATCCCGCACTGCCGAGGGTGGACGTGCTCAAGGTCGCGCATCACGGCTCAGCGCATCAGGACCCCGCGCTGCTGCGCAGTGCGCGTCCGCGGTTCGCCCTGGTGAGCGTGGGCAAGGACAACCCGTACGGTCACCCGGCCGCGCGAACCGTCGAGGCACTCCGAGCGGGCGGCGCCGCGGTGCTGCGTACGGACACCGATGGCGCGATCGCCCTGACGGGTGCCGGCCCGGGGCTGCGGGCGGTGGGCCGGTCATGA
- a CDS encoding YceI family protein, protein MFGRWLNSRRATGVAQGNALAGLEVPLTAGLLSCRVLDPVNAVVPQAEFVVTDGAGRKVFGGETDPFGNVLATVPAGEYRLAVTAEGFTPFHASATVAEGGHASLGDVTLQLSAPPQLPAPGEWEVEPMHSQIGFTARHIGLARIHGRFNNFAGAVRIADRMEDSAMHVIIDAASIDTNVQMRDDHLRSSDFLDVGRYPTMEFYSDRFVHRGGTRWGVTGALTLHGVSRTVTLDTQYLGLGNGLEGETRAACRATTELHREDFTLTWQTMLARGIAAVGSSISIDMDIQIVPKT, encoded by the coding sequence ATGTTCGGTCGTTGGCTGAACAGCAGGCGAGCGACGGGCGTGGCGCAGGGCAATGCCCTGGCCGGGCTGGAAGTGCCGCTCACTGCCGGATTGCTCAGTTGCCGGGTGCTCGACCCGGTCAACGCGGTCGTGCCGCAGGCAGAGTTCGTGGTCACGGACGGCGCGGGCCGAAAGGTCTTCGGCGGTGAGACCGACCCGTTCGGCAATGTCCTCGCCACCGTCCCGGCCGGTGAGTACCGGCTGGCCGTCACGGCCGAGGGCTTCACCCCCTTCCATGCGTCGGCCACTGTGGCCGAGGGCGGTCACGCGAGTCTGGGTGATGTGACCCTGCAACTGTCCGCGCCTCCGCAGCTTCCCGCACCGGGGGAGTGGGAGGTCGAGCCGATGCATTCACAGATCGGCTTCACGGCCCGGCACATCGGTCTGGCGCGCATCCACGGCCGGTTCAACAACTTTGCGGGTGCCGTGCGGATAGCCGACCGCATGGAGGACTCGGCCATGCACGTGATCATCGACGCCGCGTCGATCGACACGAATGTCCAGATGCGGGACGACCATCTGCGCTCCAGCGACTTCCTCGACGTCGGGCGCTACCCGACGATGGAGTTCTACAGCGACCGCTTCGTCCACCGCGGCGGCACCCGCTGGGGCGTCACCGGTGCGCTCACGCTGCACGGTGTCAGCCGCACGGTCACCCTGGACACCCAGTACCTCGGCCTGGGCAACGGCCTGGAGGGCGAGACCCGCGCCGCCTGCCGGGCCACCACGGAACTGCACCGCGAGGACTTCACTCTCACCTGGCAGACCATGCTGGCCCGAGGCATCGCGGCCGTCGGCTCCAGCATCTCCATAGACATGGACATCCAGATCGTCCCCAAGACCTGA